The following is a genomic window from Planctomycetia bacterium.
CCGGTCAGCATGGCATGAATGTGCGATATACCCCTGTTGTTCAGGGGTTTGGCGCAAATCGCGTGCCACTACGGGGAAGTCATCTGGGAAATACGGGGTCAAAGGTGATCTGCACAAAGCTGTAGCCGAACATGCTCTTGCCGCGCACGCTTTCCGCATGCGGCACGGTCAACAGGGCGACAGATAGCGGATAGGTGACCTGGTCCTCGACATCCTTGGGCGAGCGTCCGGGCCACTCCGTAAAGACGATCACCTGGTTCTCGCCGACGTTCGGAATCGCGTCGATGGGAATGTTCAGGGCGCAATAGCCCCCGAAGGCCGCGATCGCAATCGCGGCAAATACCGTCAGGACCGGTTGTCGGACGCAGAATTCAATCAAGCTGCGGAGCATGGTTAAGTCCCCACTTTCGCAGCTGGCTCCGTGGAGCGTTTCTCCTCTTTCTCAAGCGGCTTTCCTCGCACGGGAAACGTTTCGACTTTTTCGCCGCAGCGTAACATTTCGCTGCCAAAATAAGGATTCACGAGCGAGTCGTTCGCTTGTAACCAATCGCCGCCGCCCTCGGGCACCATCGGGCAATAGAAATGCGTGAAGGGCTTCGTGGCTTGTTCGCCGCGAACGTGCGTGGCCAATCGGACGATCGCGTGGCTGATCGGCTTGAAGTCCTTGCGGGCGCCGGCCAGGTCTTGATGATGCAGGTGTTCCGACTTGGTGACAATCTGCTGAATCTGCTGCGCCGTAGCCTCCGGCAAGGATGCTAACGCCAACTCCGTCGCGACACGGTGCAGGGAGAGAGCCGCGGACTCCGCCGGTTTCTGATCGGCCGCTAGCGCCTGTTGGACAGTGAAGTAAGCC
Proteins encoded in this region:
- a CDS encoding efflux RND transporter permease subunit is translated as MLRSLIEFCVRQPVLTVFAAIAIAAFGGYCALNIPIDAIPNVGENQVIVFTEWPGRSPKDVEDQVTYPLSVALLTVPHAESVRGKSMFGYSFVQITFDPVFPR